In Arthrobacter sp. SLBN-112, a genomic segment contains:
- a CDS encoding TadE family type IV pilus minor pilin — MSWRKPDTADALALGSARGAVTAEFAVALPAVLALLAMLLAGAAAGMTQLRIEEGARAGARALARGEDPGAVERTVRTLAGGSAAASIAADGEWFSITVTDRVSGPLGASIPWTLTARASTRSEAPGTGAAGGTAHGSGLTDGKGNR, encoded by the coding sequence GTGAGTTGGAGAAAGCCGGACACGGCCGATGCGCTGGCCCTGGGGAGTGCCAGGGGCGCGGTTACAGCCGAGTTCGCCGTGGCTCTGCCGGCCGTCCTGGCACTGCTTGCCATGCTGCTGGCAGGGGCCGCCGCAGGCATGACGCAACTGCGGATCGAAGAAGGAGCCCGCGCCGGTGCCCGGGCCCTGGCCCGGGGCGAAGACCCCGGCGCTGTGGAACGGACGGTCAGGACCCTTGCCGGCGGATCGGCAGCCGCGTCCATTGCGGCTGACGGCGAGTGGTTCAGCATCACCGTCACCGACCGCGTGTCGGGGCCCCTCGGAGCGTCCATTCCGTGGACTCTCACCGCCCGAGCATCCACGCGGAGTGAGGCGCCGGGAACCGGAGCCGCAGGCGGGACCGCTCACGGCAGCGGCCTGACCGATGGCAAGGGCAACCGGTGA
- a CDS encoding Rv3654c family TadE-like protein, whose product MHDGRERGSGTVLAAGLALVVMTAMAVMLLLAQSAVLASRAATAADLAALAAADALRGITTGEPCTIASDVSARHAATLISCVEGVGQTVDVRTELNERSLLGAATGHARAGPPP is encoded by the coding sequence GTGCACGATGGCCGCGAGCGTGGTTCAGGGACGGTCCTGGCTGCAGGGCTGGCGCTGGTGGTCATGACAGCCATGGCCGTCATGCTGTTGCTGGCCCAGTCAGCCGTGTTGGCCAGCAGGGCAGCTACGGCCGCGGACTTGGCGGCCCTGGCCGCGGCCGACGCCCTCCGCGGCATCACCACGGGGGAGCCCTGCACCATTGCGTCGGACGTGTCGGCCCGCCATGCGGCAACGCTGATCAGTTGCGTGGAGGGTGTGGGGCAGACGGTTGACGTGCGGACCGAGCTTAACGAACGGTCGCTCTTGGGCGCCGCCACCGGCCAT
- a CDS encoding DUF4244 domain-containing protein yields MSVTQHRHYSAGTSALAESAKAGTGPGGQGFATDGTEHASAPAGSVRHGSPAAPGNVVELYPGSGRTRQGSRRRARLLGSEAGMATAEYAIATLAAVGFAGLLVFILRSDEVRGFLLNLIRTALALP; encoded by the coding sequence ATGTCAGTCACCCAGCACCGCCACTACTCCGCCGGAACGTCTGCGCTCGCCGAATCCGCGAAGGCCGGCACCGGACCTGGCGGACAAGGATTCGCCACCGACGGCACCGAGCACGCTTCTGCGCCAGCCGGTTCTGTCCGGCACGGCTCCCCGGCCGCACCAGGCAATGTCGTGGAGCTCTACCCGGGATCGGGCCGCACCCGCCAGGGGAGCAGGCGCCGGGCCAGGCTGCTGGGCTCTGAAGCAGGCATGGCAACGGCGGAATATGCCATCGCCACCCTGGCGGCCGTCGGCTTCGCGGGGCTGCTCGTGTTCATCCTTCGCAGCGATGAAGTACGCGGCTTCCTGCTGAACCTGATCCGGACCGCGCTGGCCTTGCCGTGA